The genome window ACCTGTTTCAAAATAGGATTTTAGCCGTTCTATTGCATCTCGGTCAAAGTACCGACCTGCTACATCATAAGTTCCAATTAAAGTTGTTACCGCGTCCCGCATGAAATTGATCTCCGAATTCCTATTTGTGGTTTGATATTCTTGAGTTGATTTTTTGTACCTAGTATTTATGACTATGGTGCCTAAAGTATAGAAATAGCGATCAGGCAATTTACTCGCTACTTATGGATTCTATGCCAATTTGACTACCGATTTGAGATTGTAAATCTGAGATTTTATAAATGATGTTATTTTATGCTGCATCTTTTGATTGTCTTAGTTGGTGATTTTCAACTCCACAAGTCGTATTGTTAAGCAAAGGGAGTCAATCTCACAATCTTTCGCAAAGAATCCTAATAGAATCAGTAAAAACGATTTTTTGTATAATAAACTACAAAACCGCCCTTACTCTATCCTTAGGATGATCCAAAAGTGGCACAGTTTTAGTCTGAACCTAATAGCGGCAGCAGGATAAAAAAGTTAAGGAGTTACCATGTCTGAAAAAACCCCGCAAGATGTCTTGAAGATGATTCAAGACGAAAACATTGAACTGATCGATTTAAAATTTGTCGATCCCTTAGGTACTTGGCAACATCTCACGGTGCATGAATCGCTGATCGAAGAAGAAAGCTTTACTGAAGGGGTAGCGTTTGATGGCTCCAGTATTCGTGGCTGGAAGTCAATTCATGAATCAGACATGGCAATGCGACCAGATCCTGATACCGCCTGGATCGACCCCTTTATGGCAGACAAGACACTGTCATTGATTTGTACAATTTTAGAGCCGCGAACCGGAGAACTTTACGATCGCTGTCCGCGCGCGATCGCCCAAAAAGCATTAGATTTCCTTCAAGCGGCAAATCTTGGCGATACAGCATTTTTTGGTCCAGAAGCAGAATTCTTTATTTTCGATGATGTCCGCTTTGACCAAACTGAAAACAAGAGCTACTACTATGTAGATTCCGCCGAGGGTCGTTGGAATTCGGGTCGAGAAGAAGCAGGCGGTAACTTAGGTTATAAACCTCGCTACAAAGAAGGTTACTTCCCCGTCTCACCCACCGACTCGTTGCAAGATATGCGCAGTGAAATGCTGCTGACAATGGCAAAATGCGGTGTCGTGATTGAAAAACATCACCACGAAGTTGCTACCGGCGGTCAGTGCGAGTTAGGGATGAAGTTTGCACCGCTAATCAAAGCTGCTGACGATTTGATGGTTTACAAATATGTCATCAAAAACGTTGCGAAGAAATACGGTAAGACCGTCACCTTCATGCCCAAGCCAATCTTTAACGATAACGGTTCGGGGATGCATACTCACCAATCAATTTGGAAAGAAGGTCAACCCTTATTTGCAGGCGATCGCTATGCCGGTTTAAGCCAGATGGCACTGCACTACATCGGTGGTATCCTAAAACACGCTCCTGCGTTGTTAGCTTTTACCAATCCCAGCACAAATTCTTATAAGCGTTTAGTTCCTGGTTTTGAAGCACCTGTAAACTTGGCATACTCCCAAGGAAACCGTTCAGCTTCGGTACGAATTCCCATTGCTTCTAGCCCCAAGGCGAAGCGTTTAGAGTTCCGTTGTCCTGATCCTACCGCAAACCCTTATCTTGCGTTTGCGGCGATGTTATGCGCGGGTATTGACGGTATCAAGAACGAAATTGATCCTGGCGATCCTTTAGATGTAGATATCTACGAACTTAGCCCTGAAGAGTTGGCAAAAGTCCCCTCAACCCCAGGTTCTTTGCTTGAGGCTTTACAAGCACTCGAAGACGATCACAGCTTCCTCACGGCTACTGGAGTCTTTACAGAAGACTTTATCAACAACTGGATTACCTACAAGATTGATAAAGAAATCAACCCAATGCGGCTGCGTCCTCACCCCTACGAGTTTGCCCTCTACTATGATGTCTAGTCTCTGTTGCTGAAATAACATTTTGCCACCTCATGCAGGTGGCTTTTTTATTGCTCATGAAGTCGTCAGGTTTGACATTGGGCGAGAAAAGATATCTCTAAGTTATGGCGAACATACATATCTAAAGGGATATGAGACGATGAGTAAATTCGTTACAATTATTTACAGTAGACCGCCGTCATTAAGATAATTTACGCCACTCTCATGCCTGATACTTTAACCAAGCTGACTTATCAGACTTTTCAGCAGGGCAAAAACTACTTTGGTTTAGCGCACAAAATATTAAGCACTCGGTTGATGAACATGGTTTCT of Gloeocapsopsis sp. IPPAS B-1203 contains these proteins:
- the glnA gene encoding type I glutamate--ammonia ligase; this encodes MSEKTPQDVLKMIQDENIELIDLKFVDPLGTWQHLTVHESLIEEESFTEGVAFDGSSIRGWKSIHESDMAMRPDPDTAWIDPFMADKTLSLICTILEPRTGELYDRCPRAIAQKALDFLQAANLGDTAFFGPEAEFFIFDDVRFDQTENKSYYYVDSAEGRWNSGREEAGGNLGYKPRYKEGYFPVSPTDSLQDMRSEMLLTMAKCGVVIEKHHHEVATGGQCELGMKFAPLIKAADDLMVYKYVIKNVAKKYGKTVTFMPKPIFNDNGSGMHTHQSIWKEGQPLFAGDRYAGLSQMALHYIGGILKHAPALLAFTNPSTNSYKRLVPGFEAPVNLAYSQGNRSASVRIPIASSPKAKRLEFRCPDPTANPYLAFAAMLCAGIDGIKNEIDPGDPLDVDIYELSPEELAKVPSTPGSLLEALQALEDDHSFLTATGVFTEDFINNWITYKIDKEINPMRLRPHPYEFALYYDV